CATAAATAATACTTACTTTCTAATTATATTGGAAGCATTGTATGCCTTCTATTCCTACTAAAGGGatttgtctggtggctcagaaagcaaagaatctgtttgtcaatgcaggagacaaaggtttgatccctggagtgggaagctcccttggagaaggaactagctacccagtccagtattcttgcctgggaaatcccatggacagaggagccaggcaggctacagtccatggggtcgcaagagttggacacaacttattgaTGAAACCACCACAACCATACCATCTGAGATTCCAATATTACCATTTAATTGTCAACCTTGATGCTTGCATTTTCACTTCTTTAGTTTTATATCATACATAAGTACATTAATATTAGGAAAACCAGAAAACAACTACAATGACCTCTGGCCTCTGGGCTATGAAAGATTGGTCCTCAGGTGACCTCAACTACACACTCCTGGTTTCCATCCTCTCTAATGCTGCCCTGCAGTGTCTGTGGAGCTCTCAGACTCACCTGCCTACAGATTTTATCACTTCTTCCCTGTAGAAGTCAAAATTCCTCCCTAAATGATTACTGATGCAGACAGAATTTTGTCCCCAAATATGAAAACAGGAAGTGATGAAATCAAGCATTGACTCCCAGACAGATGTAGAACTTCAAAAGCAAGAACCAGGTCCTCCCCAACCAAAGTGGTAGAAGCTGAGGGACCACAGCAGAGGAGATATTTACAGCTTCCTGTGTTAGCTCATTAGGCATGTTTCCTCTGGTTACTCCAACCTCTAACTACATGATTTCCTTTGGGGACACTTCTGgacagaatggatttttttttttttttctgtctgattcaCTGTTCCTAAGACACTATATTATAAGTTAGGTGAATTCATTTTTTATCACTCCTTCCCCTTTAATTCTCTTGCTTCCAAAGCCCTAAGGTTCCCAGCATGTCATCACATCTCTgagaataaatttttctttaaactgtaaCACTGAGGATTTGTCTTGATTAGGTCCCTCTGATCTTTAATGCTTTGAATTGTGGCAGGGACAGAACAACTGAAATCTCTAAAAATTACTattcctctctttcccctttttaGTATAAAACCATGGTTATTATACTCCTGGATCCATGACAGTTTCTCCAGGCCAATTAGAAATTTCCGTTATATCAGAAGTCAAGAACTATCATTTAGTCTGTCATTACTAAATGTTTGTAATTATAAGAGAGATATTTATATGTTGATATGCACCATAAACTATCATAgcatattatgtgtgtgtgtgatatgctcagtcttgtccaaatctttgtaaccccatggactgtagccctccaggctttgctgtgcatgggatttcccagacaagaatactggagtgggctgccatttccttctccaatggatcttcctgacccagcaacgGAACCTACagctcttacgtctcctgcattgccaagcgggttctttactagGTCCACTATACATACATActgcgtttgtgtgtgtgtgagtgtgccaCAGCCTGCATGGGTGCTTGGGAACATAGCTATGAGTCACAGCAGAGGCTCAGACATGAAGCAATGCCTAAGCAGGGCCATGGTATCCATTACTGATGCCTACATGGGCTTAGCATCAGAAGCAACACCAATCACTGACAACAGCTAGATGCCACAGCCCACACCCCTGTCCATGCCAGAAGCCCATGCATGTCTCAAGTCCCTTGTTTTGTAGGTCCATCCCATGGCAAGCACAGCAGACCAACTGAGGGGACAAAAGAGCTCCAGACACAAAGATGCTTCTGAGCATGAGATGGTCAAACAATGATGGTGCTTATACAGACAGAGTCAGTGTGCATCTCAAGCCCTGCCCAGGCCAACAGGGTCCTTGTCCCACCCTATCTAGAGTGCCACACACTAGCACTTCTTGATCCAGCACTGCTCCCCTCTGGGTCAACAGTGCTGGTACAGGAGTGGGGAAGCACACACTTAGGGGGAACAATGTCAGCTCATATGTGACCCTCAGGGCTTCTGCTTTAGCAACTTGTGACCTGCCTCCCCTCCATTAGGCCAGTAATGGCCACTAAGCTACAGGAAGCCATATCTCATACCTGGCTCAAGCCCTAAACCCTCCATACCTCACATCCAGATGATTGCAACCAGTACACCCTGGAGAAAGTCATGAATTGTGATAACATCAGATCCAGCTCTTCCAACAAAGCCAATGGGCACACATCAATGGTATATGACTGTTCCCACAGAAAGACACCACTTCAAGACTGCAAGGGTTAACTGTGGCAAATAATTTCAGATAGACAaagatagagaaaaggaaaagacagagaaatttaTCCCAATTGAAAGAGCAACAGATCATGCCTTAAAAAACAActaatggccaggacatggaagcaacctagatgtccatcagcagatgaatggataagaaagctatggtacatatacacaacggagtattactcagccattaaaaagaatacatttgaatcagttctaatgaggtggatgaaactggagcctattatacagagtgaagtaagccagaaggaaaaacaccaatacagtatactaacgcatatatacggaatttagaaagatggtaacgataaccctgtatacgagacagcaaaagagacactgatgtatagaatagtcttatggactcagtgggagagggagagggtgggaagatttgggagaatgacattgaaacatgtaaaatatcatgtaagaaacgagctgccagtccaggttcaatgcacgatactggatgcttggggctggtgcactgggacgacccagagggatggtatggggagggaggagggaggaaggttcaggatggggaacacatgtatacctgtggtggattcattttgatatttggcaaaactaatacaattatgtaaagtttaaaaataaaatgaaattaattgaaaaaaaataaataaaacactacaattaaaaaaaaaaactaatgaaagaaaaaaaaaacacaatgtaaCAGATTTGGAATTCAATGCATGAGTAAAGATGATATAAAACTCCATTTTCTCAAGCTAAAATGATTCAAGGAATCTTCCAAAAGaagttttactttcattattCTCCCATTTGCATTTTCAAATAAGTGAAAgaccataaaatatttaattctgtgaaaaaaagGACAGGGAACCATAACATAAAAACTAGTTAGAACTGAACACTGcaagaaacaaaatgaacaagAACTAGAAATAATTAATAGTATACCAGGTGATATAGAAGAATGCATAAGTTAACTGAAATATAGAATCATGGAAATGaatcagaaaagataaaaacaaatgaaaaatgagaataatgtgAAGGGTGTGGGAAGTTTTGAGCCATAAGTTTATCAAATACATTTTGAAtaccttctctttttctcttttccttcctagaCACTTTAATTATGCCAGTAAGAGCACCAACACTGGCATAATTGAAGTCtctaggaaggaaaagagaaaaagagaaggtaTTCAAAATGTATTTGATAAACTTATGGCTCAAAACTTCCCAAACctgaataaaaaagcaaattcagGTTCAAGAAGCAAAAAGCACCCCCCCCCAAATTATAGCAACAAGACTCACATCAATATGCATCAATTAAAACTGCAATATTGAAGATATGGCTTTCTAAAAGCAGCATAAGTAAAGCAGTGTCATATAAAAAGGAACCCTGTAAATCTGTCAGctgatgttttttttcttttttctttttttttaacatttttttgcaGAAACATTACTTGTCAGATGGAAGAAGTCACATACACTTAAACTGCTGAGAGGGAAAAACCTGCAAACTAGGGcattctacccagcaagattatcatttagaattgaaggagagataagaacttttcagacaagcaaagacTAAGATAATTTACCAATTCTAAGCCTACTCTACAAGGAATGATGTAGAATCTTctctaagaaggaaaaaaaaggcataaCAAGTGGCAAGAAACTATATGAAAGACAAAAATCCCACTAGTAAAGGCACATGTGCAGAAAAGCTGAAGATCAAATCACTTAAGCTAGAATGAAAACCTAATAAGCAAAAAGATTTTCTAAAGTCAATTATATCCACAAATAAGAATTAAAGGGATAAATATGGAGGCCTTAAATATaacaacaaacacacaaatgTAGGTCAGGGAGGGAAAATGCAGTGCTATCTGAAAGTGCAGGAACTTAAAAGACAgcctgttttaaaaagtaaataaagttgTAGGTCATCATACAAAAACCCACTGTTTACCATATACCATAGAAACTTAATTAGATAAACAAAAActagagagaaagaaacacaagcatattactttgtttttcagtcacttagttgtattCAACTTGTTTcgaatggactgcagcacaccaagcttccctgtccttcatcatctcccggagctttctcaaagCACACCACTTTGATAAATAAAATCATCAAATCTTaagaaacacacagaagaaaagaacaagaactaaaaaaccaaaaacaagtaACACACTGGCAATAAGTAGCACCTATGGATAATCTCTTTGTGTATCAGTAGACTAAATTCTCTAATAAAGAGACATTATTCTTAATAAAGTCTTCATAAATCTATGATACCCCACCAAAGAAAGTGTTGGAAGTCTATTGAAtagctaagtcatttccaaataaaataagattttgaaacaattaaaaaaaaaaagaaatgaaatttccaaacatttttttaCCCAAAGGCATGTAAATTGTggagtaggaaaaaataaaaactcggTATATAAGACTGAGAATAAAGCTTAATAAAGAAAGTGCCTAAATTATATAAAGATGCTGAatccaaagacaaaaagaaaattggaaatcaCAAGTAATACCTACAAGGAGTGAATTTTACTTCACAATAATCAAACAATCACAATTTCAGGTTCAGAGGCTTTGAGTTATGCAATCCAGGGCACTAGTATAATAGGTCTTTTATACTTGGCATCAAATATAAACTCTTCAGAGCCCCCTTTATATCTTTgttcctcagactgtagatgaagggattcagcatgggtgtgaccacagtgtacatcaccGAGGCAATTGTACTTGGATGTGAGCTGTGGGTAGCAGCAGAGCTAAAGTACACTCCTAagactgtaaaataaaataggaagacaACCGAGAGGTGGGACACACAGGtagaaaatgctttatatttcCCTTGAGCTGATGAAATCTTACATATGCAGGAAACTATTTTAGAGTAAGAGTAAAGGATACCAGAAAAAGGACCAACACCCATCAGTACAGCTGCAAAATACATTACTATGTTATTAAGATAGTTATCAGAACTGGCAAGTTGTATCATCTGAttgagttcacagaaaaattgggGGATTTTCACAGTGGGGTGGAAGGACAATCGCAACACCATTAAACTGTGTAGCAAGGAATACAGGACACTTATAAACCAAGATATTAGAACCAGCGATCCACAGAGCTGGGAACTCATGATGACCATGTAGTGTagggggtggcagatggccatGTACCGATCATAGGCCATCACAGTCAGGAGAATGTCATCTAATCCTGCAAAGAGAATATAAAAACACATCTGGGTGATACAGCCTTCATACGTGATTACTTTACTCTTGGTCTGGATGTTccacagcatctttgggatggtggtggaggtgaagcAGATGTCCacaaaggacaggttggagaggaagaagtacatgggggtgtgcaggtgATGGTCTGAGCTGACGGCCAGGATGATCAGCAGGTTTCCAAACACAGTGACCAGGTACATGGAGAGGAAAAGCCCGAATATGAAGGGCTGTAGTTTGGGCTCCTTTgaaagtcccagaagaagaaatccTGAAATTTGTGTATTGTTATTTGCTTCCATGGGGTGGAGGTGACtaccaggaaaaaggaaaataatgacaattttaacTCATACTGCTATAATTCACACAGATGAAAGACCGCAATTTCAATTTCTATCTCAAGAATTTgatattagtattttatttacaGATAAGTTCTCTttgagtgtatgtgtatatgtttaacgtcttcagtcatgtccaactctctccAATCCCAAGGACCATAGCATGCcagcctccactgtccatggaatttcccaggaaagagttctggagtgggttgccatcccctcctccaggtgatcctcccaaaccagggattgaatccgagtctcTTGAAGGGCTATtccattgcaggtgaattctaaACATCTGAGTCACTGTAGAAGCCCCTTTGAGGGTATGCTTCATTTCATTTCTGACTAGGAATTTTTGCCCCATTCTCATCACATTTGCTAAGAGGTCATATATTCTAGAATTTAAAGGTGATATTCCTTCACTCACttgagaaatacatattttgtgCTGACCCAGTAGAAAGTGCTGAAAAATAAACCTCTTGCAATCCAAGAACACTGAATGAgtatattcaaataaaatactaTAGAATATGTTAGATGTGACAGAtgctatgaagaaaacaaaaccaggtATAAAAGAGAGTGGTAGGAGCTGTTATTTTGTTCTAAATGTTCAGGAAAGTCCAGCAAACTAGGTGATGTTTTAACAGATTCCTAAAGAAGGAGAGACAAGGAGCTGGTGTGATGTCAGAAGTGTGTGCCTGGAAGAGGGAGCTGCCAATGCTAAGGACCTGAGGAAGCTGCTTGTTCCACATGTTCAAGTGCAAACAAGGAAGCCAGAGGGGCAGAGGGATAAGCAGGAGGGGGAGTGATTAGACATGGTGTCAGGGATGCTGAGGAACAAGGTGGCCTCCTTCTACAGCTGAACCTTCAGTCCACAGAAAATCCCTCCTTCCATGTGTTTCCTTGCACATTATCAGTTTAGCTATAAAACCATCCTGTGAATTAAAAAAGATTCCCTTCTAAGTTCCATCTGTTGACTTAATTTTGACATGTGTATATAAGTCATTTAGCATATGAATCCAGGTGCCTCTGCTTTAAGACCTGTTCTCCATTTCAAGGCACAAGTGTGCatgtacatgcatgcacacacacacacacagacaaatataccatgttcttctCGGTTGTGTCACTACTATGCGTTAGTCACCCAGATTCACTCTCTTTATGTCGTGAATGCTTACAGCTCATCTAGTCAGAATTATATATTctccaaaaaaatatataattttccccTGAAATTCCCAGTTTGTAAACTTCTCATGGAACAATAAATTGGGGTTCACTTTTGGTATAGCCAATTTCTGCTTGGtatttagaaaagaatgaaaagtacgagagtgaaagaaagagagagaaatgaaatgggCATACAGACATTAAGGGAAAATAATATCCAATATACTCAAATGACCCCTGAGACAatgcaataaagaaaaatttccttGCTTCATCAACATTCCACCTCCAGTGACATCTCTTtgatgcacagaaaaaaaaaaaagaaatgaacaaaaataacttTTGTTCAAGGATGTAAATAATGATACAGTTATGACATGGAACATCTTACAGTTTGAATATCCcaagatgaaaagaaacaatTGGAATATGAACTACCAATTAAAtatcagaaatacaaaaaatacaacagaagtTAGATATGTATTATATGAGGCATATGAAACAGTAGAAGACTTCCTTTCTAATGGACTTTCCCTATTTGTTTCCTCCTGTTCATAAATAAGATCCTTATACTTACTttcttggagaaggtaatggcaccccactccagtactcttgcctggaaaatcccatggatggaggagcctggtgggctgcagtccatggggtcgctaagagttggacacgactgagcgacttcacgttcacttttcactttcatgcattggtgaaggaaatggcaacccactccagtgttcttgcctggagaatcccagggacgggggagcctggtgggctgccatctatggggtcgcacagagtcagacacgactaaagtgacttagcagcagcagcatacttaatTTCTACTTTTACTGGAAGTATTTTATACCTCCTATTCCTTCtaactggatttccctggtggctcagaaagtaaaaaatctgcttgtcaatacaggagacataggttacatccctggttcagaaagatcccctgaagaaaacaatgacaacccactccagcattcttgcctgggaaatcccactgacagaggatccaggtgggctacagtctatggggtcacaaaagttggagtaacttagcaactaaaccatcatcATTCCTTCTGAGTTTCCACTATTACCATTTAATTGTCAACCTTGATGCTTATATTTTCAAGTGTAAGGTTCACTTTCATTTTAGACCATACATAAGTACATTAATATTAGGAAAACCAGAAAACAACTAAAATGACCTGTGGCCTCTGGGCTATGAAAGATTGGTCCTCAGGTGACCTCAACTACACACTCCTGGTTTCCATCCTCTCTAATGCTGCCCTGCAGTGTCTGTGGAGCTCTCAGACTCACCTGCCTGCAGATTTTATCACTTCTTCCCTGTAGAAGTCAAAATTCCTCCCTAAATGATTACTGATGCAGACAGAATTTTGTCCCCAAATATGAAAACAGGAAGTGATAAAATCAGGCACTGGCTCCCAGACAGATGTAGAACTTCAAAAACAAGAACCAGGTCCTCCCCAACCAAAGTGGCACAGGCTAAGGGACTGCAGCAGAGGAGATATTTACAGCTTCCTGTGTTAGCTCATTAGGCATGTTTCCTTTGGTTACTCCAACCTCTAACTACATGATTTCCCTTGGGGACACTTCTGGACagaatggatttttttctgtctgattcaCTGTTCCTAAGACACTATATTATAAGTTAGGTGAATTCATTTTTTATCACTCTTTCCCCTTTAATTCTCTTGCTTCCAAAGCCCTAAGATTCCCAGCATGTCATCACGTCTCTGAGTAAAAAATTTTCTTAAACTGTAACACTGAGGATTTGTCTTGATTAGGTCCCTCTGATCTTTAATGCTTTGATTTGTGGCAGGGACAGAACCactgaaatttctaaaatttactattttcatCTTCAAAAATGGGGATAactttgctactgctactgctaagtcacttcagtcgtgtccaactctgggcaaccccag
The DNA window shown above is from Bos indicus x Bos taurus breed Angus x Brahman F1 hybrid chromosome 7, Bos_hybrid_MaternalHap_v2.0, whole genome shotgun sequence and carries:
- the LOC113896460 gene encoding olfactory receptor-like protein OLF4, which translates into the protein MEANNNTQISGFLLLGLSKEPKLQPFIFGLFLSMYLVTVFGNLLIILAVSSDHHLHTPMYFFLSNLSFVDICFTSTTIPKMLWNIQTKSKVITYEGCITQMCFYILFAGLDDILLTVMAYDRYMAICHPLHYMVIMSSQLCGSLVLISWFISVLYSLLHSLMVLRLSFHPTVKIPQFFCELNQMIQLASSDNYLNNIVMYFAAVLMGVGPFSGILYSYSKIVSCICKISSAQGKYKAFSTCVSHLSVVFLFYFTVLGVYFSSAATHSSHPSTIASVMYTVVTPMLNPFIYSLRNKDIKGALKSLYLMPSIKDLLY